One Trachemys scripta elegans isolate TJP31775 chromosome 4, CAS_Tse_1.0, whole genome shotgun sequence genomic region harbors:
- the EIF2B2 gene encoding translation initiation factor eIF-2B subunit beta isoform X1 translates to MPGAAEKESELSERIEAFVARLKRGGERLSSEEAARQTVGLLRKIIGHGRWGSAGELMALIRKEGKRMTAAQPSETTVGNMVRRVLKIIREEYGRLHGRSEESDQQESLHKLLTSGGLSEDFNTPYPPLRANVIEAISELLIELEGTTDNIAMQALEHIHSNEVIMTIGYSRTVEAFLKEAARKRKFHVIVAECAPFCQGHEMAVRLSKEEIETTVMSDAAIFAVMSRVNKVIIGTKTILANGALIAVSGTHTLALAAKHHSTPLIVCAPMFKLSPQFPNEEDSFYKFVSPQEVLPFTEGEILSKINVHCPVFDYVPPELITLFISNIGGNAPSYIYRLMSELYHPDDHEL, encoded by the exons ATGCCGGGCGCGGCCGAGAAGGAGTCGGAGCTGTCGGAGCGGATCGAGGCCTTCGTGGCGCGGCTGAAGCGGGGCGGGGAGCGGCTCAGCTCCGAGGAGGCGGCGCGGCAGACGGTGGGGCTGCTGCGGAAGATCATCGGCCATGGACGCTGGGGCAGCGCGG GGGAGCTGATGGCGCTGATTCGGAAGGAGGGCAAGAGGATGACTGCAGCCCAGCCATCTGAGACCACTGTGGGAAACATGGTGCGGCGAGTGCTGAAGATCATTCGTGAGGAGTATGGCAG GCTCCATGGGCGCAGTGAGGAGAGTGACCAGCAGGAGTCACTGCACaagcttctgacctctggagggcTCAGTGAGGACTTCAACACACCCTATCCCCCACTCAGGGCTAATGTGATTGAAGCTATTAGTGAGCTGCTGATAGAGCTGG AGGGCACCACTGATAACATTGCGATGCAGGCATTGGAGCACATCCATTCCAATGAGGTGATCATGACCATTGGCTACTCTCGCACTGTCGAGGCCTTCTTGAAGGAGGCAGCACGCAAGCGGAAATTCCATGTCATTGTAGCGGAGTGTGCGCCCTTCTGCCAG GGTCATGAAATGGCCGTCCGTCTTTCCAAAGAGGAGATTGAAACCACTGTCATGAGTGATGCAGCCATCTTTGCTGTCATGTCTCGAGTCAACAAG GTGATCATTGGTACAAAGACAATCTTGGCCAATGGTGCATTGATCGCTGTAAGTGGGACTCATACCCTGGCACTGGCAGCTAAACACCACTCCACTCCCCTCATCGTCTGTGCACCCATGTTCAAGCTTTCACCGCAG TTCCCTAATGAAGAGGATTCATTCTACAAGTTTGTCTCTCCACAAGAAGTGCTGCCATTCACAGAAG GGGAGATCCTGTCAAAGATCAATGTTCACTGCCCAGTGTTTGACTATGTTCCCCCAGAGCTCATTACTCTCTTCATCTCCAATATTGGGGGTAATGCACCCTCCTATATCTATCGCCTCATGAGTGAGCTCTACCATCCTGATGACCATGAACTCTAA
- the EIF2B2 gene encoding translation initiation factor eIF-2B subunit beta isoform X2, which translates to MALIRKEGKRMTAAQPSETTVGNMVRRVLKIIREEYGRLHGRSEESDQQESLHKLLTSGGLSEDFNTPYPPLRANVIEAISELLIELEGTTDNIAMQALEHIHSNEVIMTIGYSRTVEAFLKEAARKRKFHVIVAECAPFCQGHEMAVRLSKEEIETTVMSDAAIFAVMSRVNKVIIGTKTILANGALIAVSGTHTLALAAKHHSTPLIVCAPMFKLSPQFPNEEDSFYKFVSPQEVLPFTEGEILSKINVHCPVFDYVPPELITLFISNIGGNAPSYIYRLMSELYHPDDHEL; encoded by the exons ATGGCGCTGATTCGGAAGGAGGGCAAGAGGATGACTGCAGCCCAGCCATCTGAGACCACTGTGGGAAACATGGTGCGGCGAGTGCTGAAGATCATTCGTGAGGAGTATGGCAG GCTCCATGGGCGCAGTGAGGAGAGTGACCAGCAGGAGTCACTGCACaagcttctgacctctggagggcTCAGTGAGGACTTCAACACACCCTATCCCCCACTCAGGGCTAATGTGATTGAAGCTATTAGTGAGCTGCTGATAGAGCTGG AGGGCACCACTGATAACATTGCGATGCAGGCATTGGAGCACATCCATTCCAATGAGGTGATCATGACCATTGGCTACTCTCGCACTGTCGAGGCCTTCTTGAAGGAGGCAGCACGCAAGCGGAAATTCCATGTCATTGTAGCGGAGTGTGCGCCCTTCTGCCAG GGTCATGAAATGGCCGTCCGTCTTTCCAAAGAGGAGATTGAAACCACTGTCATGAGTGATGCAGCCATCTTTGCTGTCATGTCTCGAGTCAACAAG GTGATCATTGGTACAAAGACAATCTTGGCCAATGGTGCATTGATCGCTGTAAGTGGGACTCATACCCTGGCACTGGCAGCTAAACACCACTCCACTCCCCTCATCGTCTGTGCACCCATGTTCAAGCTTTCACCGCAG TTCCCTAATGAAGAGGATTCATTCTACAAGTTTGTCTCTCCACAAGAAGTGCTGCCATTCACAGAAG GGGAGATCCTGTCAAAGATCAATGTTCACTGCCCAGTGTTTGACTATGTTCCCCCAGAGCTCATTACTCTCTTCATCTCCAATATTGGGGGTAATGCACCCTCCTATATCTATCGCCTCATGAGTGAGCTCTACCATCCTGATGACCATGAACTCTAA